A window from Macaca nemestrina isolate mMacNem1 chromosome 8, mMacNem.hap1, whole genome shotgun sequence encodes these proteins:
- the LOC105476008 gene encoding solute carrier family 25 member 32 isoform X1 — translation MTGQGHSASGSSAWSTVFRHVRYENLVAGVSGGVLSNLALHPLDLVKIRFAVSDGLELRPKYNGILHCLTTIWKLDGLRGLYQGVTPNVWGAGLSWGLYFFFYNAIKSYKTEGRAERLEATEYLVSAAEAGAMTLCITNPLWVTKTRLMLQYDAVINSPHRQYKGMFDTLVKIYKYEGVRGLYKGFVPGLFGTSHGALQFMAYELLKLKYNQHINRLPEAQLSTVEYISVAALSKIFAVAATYPYQVVRARLQDQHMFYSGVIDVITKTWRKEGIGGFYKGIAPNLIRVTPACCITFVVYENVSHFLLDLREKRK, via the exons ATGACGGGCCAGGGCCATTCGGCGTCCGGGTCGTCGGCGTGGAGCACGGTATTCCGCCACGTCCGGTATGAGAATCTGGTAGCGGGCGTGAGCGGCGGCGTCTTATCCAACCTTGCGCTGCACCCGCTCGACCTCGTGAAAATCCGCTTCGCCG TGAGCGATGGATTGGAACTGAGACCGAAATATAATGGAATTTTACATTGCTTGACTACTATTTGGAAACTTGATGGCCTACGGGGACTTTATCAAGGAGTAACCCCAAATGTGTGGGGTGCAGGTTTATCCTGGGGACTCTACTTTTTCTT TTACAATGCCATCAAGTCATATAAGACAGAAGGAAGAGCTGAACGGTTAGAGGCAACAGAATACCTTGTCTCAGCTGCTGAAGCTG GAGCCATGACCCTCTGCATTACAAACCCATTATGGGTAACAAAAACTCGCCTTATGTTACAGTATGATGCTGTTATTAACTCCCCACACCGACAGTATAAAGGAATGTTTGATACACTTGTGAAAATATATAAGTATGAAGGTGTGCGTGGATTATATAAG GGATTTGTTCCTGGGCTGTTTGGAACATCACACGGTGCCCTTCAGTTTATGGCGTATGAATTGCTGAAGTTGAAGTACAACCAGCATATCAATAGATTACCAGAAGCCCAGTTG AGCACAGTAGAATATATATCTGTTGCAGCACTATCCAAAATATTTGCTGTCGCAGCAACATACCCATATCAAGTCGTAAGAGCTCGTCTTCAGGATCAACACATGTTTTACAGTGGTGTAATAGATGTAATCACAAAGACATGGAG GAAAGAAGGCATCGGTGGATTTTACAAGGGAATTGCTCCTAATTTGATTAGAGTGACTCCAGCCTGCTGTATTACCTTTGTGGTATATGAAAACGTCTCACATTTTTTACTTGACcttagagaaaagagaaagtaa